In a single window of the Burkholderia pyrrocinia genome:
- a CDS encoding YadA-like family protein, with protein MNKSFKSIWNEALGAWVAASELDRARGKRVASSSSVPERAAIGGAATRSGVPSLPSLRRLAVLMASAYLGLFHVAAHAQYSAGGGSATGGASSIAVGNGSVATQVNSTAFGNLSTAAGVSATALGPGAHAMADASTAVGINSQATGINSAALGSQAISSGAFSVAVGNQSLATQSGTVAIGSGATANGVSAIGLGNNATASGQNAAALGLGAVSSGLGSVALGFSSQATNQGTIALGNQSTSSGAAAVAVGSGALASGNSGIAMGVNSGAKGGTSIAIGWGGVAGVPGSGTQSLGTSSIALGSSTTAGANQAMALGLSANASGVSSVAMGVQATATQQFAVALGNLALGSGISATALGPGATASGINSTAIGINSVAAAGSTVAIGATNSVAAAAGAGSIAGGNNSKVLAGIGAVALGQGQTVSGDGAVAIGDPSTAIGTGAVTAGSNNTANGNGAVAIGNSNNAQGVGSLALGNTSTAAAAGAVAFGASAVANNAGDVALGSGSTTAAPNPTASATIGGVTYNFQGTTPTSVVSVGAPGTERQITNVAAGRINSASTDAINGSQLDATNQAVNSLSTSTASSITSLSTGVSSLSTGLSSTNSSVTSLSTSTSTGLSSANSSITSLSTSTSTGISSLSTGLSSTNSSVTSLSTSTSTGLSSANSSITSLSTSTSTGISSLSTGLSSTNSSVTSLSTSTSTGLSSANSSITSLSTSTSTGISSLSTGLSSTNSSVTSLSTSTSTVVGSLSTGLSSTNSSVTSLSTSTSTVVGSLSTGLSSTNSTVTSLSTSTSTGISSLSTGLSSTNSAVTSLSTSTSTSVGSLSTGVASLSTGLSTTNSNVTSLSTATSTSIGSLSTGLSSTTSSISSLSTSTSTIVGSLSTGLSSTNSNLTSLSTATSTGIGSLSTSISSIGSNNTNLGNSTAGAIGGGATYNPTTGTISAPSYVTYNSDGSTTINNNVGSAIDNINAHGTKYFHANSTAPDSQALGVDSVAIGPNAIAKVDGSIAFGAGSVADRATVPASGTIRNGSASIPFNTADQTLLGAVSVGDATSRTYRQITNVADGTGQQDAVTVRQLAGALQSFAVTTTKYFHANSTAVDSLAVGADSIAVGPTTVVNGDHGVGIGNGAIVDATAPGGVAIGQAASSAQADAIALGSGATATGAQSVAQGANAVAASVGSVALGSGAHSNATDALALGAGASATLANSVALGAGSLTTVGALTNYIAYGLSSPQSSSGEVNVGNRQITGLAAGKSGTDAVNVSQLDSVANQLTTLITQRTSNLGGSYNSNPAGTNVPPGPTGVNSSAGGSGAVASGSNSTAVGNGSLASGNGSTAIGVGSTASGGNSAAIGTGSNDGGRSNVVAVGSADSARQVVNVAAGTQGTDAVNVNQLNAVSNQFTQSLNTVNNQLTQMQQQIQQTDSMAREGIAATAAIASIPHMDRDSNFAMGVGTSSFLGQKALAVGVQARITENLKATLNGGFSGSQRVVGGGMLYQWK; from the coding sequence ATGAACAAGTCGTTCAAGTCGATCTGGAACGAAGCACTGGGGGCCTGGGTTGCGGCGTCGGAGCTTGACCGTGCGCGCGGCAAGCGCGTCGCGTCGTCGAGTAGCGTGCCGGAACGCGCCGCGATCGGGGGCGCAGCGACACGCTCGGGAGTGCCTTCTCTCCCGTCGCTACGGCGGCTGGCCGTGCTGATGGCGTCGGCTTATCTCGGCTTGTTCCATGTTGCTGCCCACGCTCAGTACTCGGCGGGCGGCGGGTCGGCAACCGGCGGCGCCAGTTCGATAGCGGTCGGTAACGGTTCGGTCGCGACGCAGGTGAATTCCACCGCATTTGGCAACCTGTCGACGGCAGCGGGCGTTTCCGCCACCGCACTGGGCCCGGGCGCTCATGCGATGGCCGACGCTTCGACGGCCGTCGGCATCAACTCGCAGGCGACCGGCATCAATAGCGCGGCGCTCGGCTCGCAGGCGATCAGCTCGGGAGCGTTCTCGGTTGCCGTCGGTAACCAATCCCTCGCGACGCAGTCCGGCACGGTGGCGATCGGCAGTGGCGCGACCGCGAACGGCGTTTCCGCCATCGGGCTCGGGAACAATGCGACGGCCTCTGGCCAGAATGCAGCCGCACTCGGGCTCGGCGCGGTTTCGTCGGGCCTTGGCAGCGTGGCGCTCGGTTTTTCGTCACAGGCGACTAACCAGGGGACAATCGCGCTCGGCAACCAGTCGACGAGTTCCGGCGCGGCCGCCGTTGCGGTGGGCAGCGGTGCGCTGGCGTCCGGCAATTCGGGTATCGCGATGGGCGTCAACAGCGGCGCGAAGGGCGGCACGTCGATCGCGATCGGCTGGGGCGGCGTTGCCGGCGTGCCCGGATCGGGCACGCAGTCGCTCGGCACGAGTTCGATCGCGCTGGGTTCGAGCACGACGGCCGGCGCCAACCAGGCGATGGCGCTCGGCCTGAGCGCCAATGCGTCGGGCGTCAGTTCGGTCGCGATGGGCGTGCAGGCGACCGCGACGCAGCAGTTCGCGGTCGCGCTCGGCAATCTTGCGCTCGGAAGCGGCATATCGGCGACCGCATTGGGCCCCGGCGCGACGGCGTCGGGCATCAATTCGACCGCAATCGGTATCAACAGCGTCGCGGCGGCGGGTTCCACGGTCGCGATCGGCGCCACCAACTCGGTCGCTGCTGCCGCGGGCGCGGGCTCGATCGCCGGCGGCAACAACTCGAAGGTGCTGGCGGGTATCGGCGCCGTCGCGCTCGGCCAGGGCCAGACGGTCAGCGGCGACGGTGCAGTGGCGATCGGCGACCCGAGCACCGCGATCGGCACCGGCGCGGTGACCGCCGGTTCGAACAACACCGCGAACGGCAACGGCGCGGTGGCAATCGGCAATTCGAACAACGCGCAGGGCGTCGGCTCGCTCGCGCTCGGCAACACGTCGACGGCCGCGGCGGCGGGCGCGGTGGCGTTCGGCGCATCGGCCGTGGCGAACAACGCGGGCGATGTCGCGCTCGGCTCCGGCTCGACGACGGCCGCGCCGAATCCGACGGCAAGCGCGACGATCGGCGGCGTCACGTACAACTTCCAGGGCACGACGCCGACCAGCGTCGTCAGCGTCGGTGCGCCGGGCACCGAACGCCAGATCACCAACGTCGCGGCCGGGCGCATCAATTCGGCGAGCACGGACGCGATCAACGGGTCGCAGCTCGATGCGACGAATCAGGCGGTCAATTCGCTGTCGACGTCGACGGCGTCGAGCATTACGTCGTTGTCGACGGGTGTGTCGTCGTTGTCGACCGGGTTGAGCTCGACCAACAGCTCGGTGACTTCGCTGTCGACTTCCACGTCGACGGGGTTGTCGTCGGCGAACAGCTCGATCACGTCGCTGTCCACGTCGACGTCGACGGGCATCAGCTCGTTGTCGACCGGCCTGAGTTCGACCAACAGCTCGGTGACGTCGTTGTCGACTTCCACGTCGACGGGGTTGTCGTCGGCCAATAGCTCGATCACTTCACTGTCCACGTCGACGTCGACGGGCATCAGCTCGTTGTCGACCGGCCTGAGTTCGACCAACAGCTCGGTGACGTCACTGTCGACTTCCACGTCGACGGGGTTGTCGTCGGCCAATAGCTCGATCACTTCACTGTCCACGTCGACGTCGACCGGCATCAGTTCGCTGTCGACCGGCCTGAGTTCGACCAACAGCTCGGTCACGTCGCTGTCCACGTCGACGTCGACGGTCGTCGGCTCACTGTCGACCGGCCTGAGTTCGACCAACAGTTCGGTCACGTCGTTGTCCACGTCGACGTCGACGGTGGTCGGCTCGCTGTCCACCGGCTTGAGTTCGACGAACAGCACGGTCACGTCGTTGTCGACGTCCACGTCGACGGGCATCAGCTCGTTGTCCACCGGCCTGTCGAGCACGAACAGCGCGGTCACGTCCCTGTCGACGTCGACCTCGACGAGCGTCGGTTCGCTGTCCACGGGCGTCGCTTCGCTGTCGACCGGTCTGAGCACGACGAACAGCAACGTGACGTCGCTGTCCACGGCAACGTCGACGAGCATCGGTTCGCTGTCCACCGGCCTCAGTTCGACGACGAGCTCGATCTCGTCGCTGTCGACCTCGACGTCGACGATCGTCGGTTCACTGTCCACCGGCCTGTCGAGCACGAACAGCAACCTGACTTCGCTGTCCACCGCGACGTCGACGGGCATCGGTTCGTTGTCGACCAGCATCAGCTCGATCGGGTCGAACAACACCAATCTCGGCAACAGCACGGCCGGTGCGATCGGCGGCGGCGCGACCTACAACCCGACGACCGGGACGATCTCGGCGCCGTCGTACGTGACGTACAACAGCGACGGCTCGACGACGATCAACAACAACGTCGGTTCGGCGATCGACAACATCAACGCGCACGGCACCAAGTATTTCCACGCGAACTCGACCGCGCCGGACAGCCAGGCGCTCGGCGTCGACAGCGTCGCGATCGGCCCGAACGCGATCGCGAAGGTGGACGGCAGCATCGCGTTCGGTGCCGGCTCGGTGGCCGATCGCGCGACGGTGCCGGCTTCCGGCACCATCCGCAACGGCAGCGCGTCGATCCCGTTCAACACGGCCGACCAGACGCTGCTGGGCGCGGTATCGGTCGGCGACGCGACGAGCAGGACGTATCGCCAGATCACCAACGTCGCGGACGGCACCGGCCAGCAGGATGCGGTGACCGTGCGGCAGCTGGCCGGCGCGCTGCAGTCGTTCGCGGTCACCACCACGAAGTATTTCCATGCGAACTCGACGGCCGTGGATTCGCTCGCGGTCGGTGCGGATTCGATCGCGGTCGGCCCGACGACGGTCGTCAACGGCGATCACGGCGTGGGTATCGGCAACGGCGCGATCGTCGACGCCACCGCGCCCGGCGGCGTGGCGATCGGGCAGGCGGCGAGTTCCGCGCAGGCCGATGCGATCGCGCTCGGCAGCGGCGCGACGGCCACCGGCGCGCAGTCGGTCGCGCAGGGCGCCAACGCGGTCGCGGCCAGCGTCGGCAGCGTCGCGCTCGGATCGGGCGCGCACAGCAATGCAACCGACGCGCTCGCGCTCGGCGCCGGCGCATCGGCGACGCTCGCGAACAGCGTCGCGCTCGGCGCGGGTTCGCTGACCACGGTCGGCGCACTGACGAACTACATCGCGTACGGGTTGAGCAGCCCGCAGTCGTCGTCCGGCGAAGTGAACGTCGGCAACCGGCAGATCACCGGCCTCGCGGCCGGCAAGAGCGGCACCGACGCGGTGAACGTGTCGCAGCTCGATTCGGTCGCCAACCAGCTGACGACGCTGATCACCCAGCGCACGTCGAACCTCGGCGGCTCGTACAACTCGAATCCCGCCGGCACGAACGTGCCGCCGGGCCCGACGGGGGTGAACTCGTCCGCGGGCGGCTCGGGCGCGGTCGCATCGGGCTCGAACAGCACGGCGGTCGGCAACGGGTCGCTGGCATCCGGCAACGGGTCGACCGCGATCGGGGTCGGGTCGACCGCGTCGGGCGGCAACTCGGCCGCGATCGGCACGGGCAGCAACGACGGCGGGCGGTCGAACGTCGTCGCGGTCGGCTCGGCGGATTCTGCGCGCCAGGTCGTCAACGTCGCGGCCGGCACGCAGGGTACCGATGCGGTCAACGTGAACCAGCTCAACGCGGTGTCGAACCAGTTCACGCAGTCGCTGAACACCGTCAACAATCAGCTCACGCAGATGCAGCAGCAGATTCAGCAGACCGATTCGATGGCGCGCGAGGGGATCGCCGCAACCGCTGCGATCGCGTCGATCCCGCACATGGACCGCGACTCGAATTTCGCGATGGGGGTCGGTACGTCGAGCTTCCTCGGTCAAAAAGCGCTGGCGGTCGGCGTGCAGGCGCGCATTACGGAGAACCTGAAGGCGACGCTGAATGGCGGTTTCAGCGGCAGTCAACGCGTCGTTGGCGGGGGCATGTTGTACCAGTGGAAGTAA
- a CDS encoding LacI family DNA-binding transcriptional regulator, whose translation MPSPTAVRPAGPPRMSDVARLAGVSKMTVSRVLAGHSVAAETRERVCKAIDQLGYVADAAAGALSSGRSEFVAVLVPSLSSSNFSDTVRGLTDALEPHGLQLLLGDTDYDLEREERLVRSMLRHQPRCIALTGAQHTDATRKVLQRSAIPVVEMWDLPTHPIDTAVGFSNVRAARAMVRHLAGQGYRRIGFLGGASVLDRRGLDRLKGYQSEIKALGLGEPRVVRLGESPITMSHGGPAMAALLEMWPDTDAVMCVSDMSAFGAIMECHRRGLSVPADMAVAGFGNFEVATCCHPTITTVSVDAYGIGLRTGEALLAALQARDDGERIESQSVRIDYTIVARESA comes from the coding sequence ATGCCCAGTCCCACCGCCGTCCGGCCTGCCGGACCGCCCCGCATGTCCGACGTAGCGCGCCTGGCCGGCGTATCGAAGATGACCGTGTCGCGCGTGCTTGCCGGCCACAGCGTGGCAGCCGAGACGCGCGAACGGGTCTGCAAGGCCATCGACCAGCTCGGCTACGTGGCCGATGCCGCCGCGGGTGCGCTGTCGTCGGGGCGGTCGGAATTTGTCGCGGTGCTGGTGCCGTCGCTGTCGAGCTCCAACTTCTCGGACACCGTGCGCGGCCTGACCGATGCGCTCGAACCGCATGGCCTGCAACTGCTGCTCGGCGACACCGACTACGACCTCGAACGTGAAGAACGGCTGGTGCGCTCCATGCTGCGTCACCAACCGCGCTGCATCGCGCTGACGGGTGCGCAGCACACCGATGCGACGCGCAAGGTGCTGCAGCGCTCGGCCATTCCCGTGGTCGAGATGTGGGACCTCCCCACGCATCCTATCGACACCGCCGTGGGCTTCTCCAACGTGCGCGCCGCGCGTGCGATGGTGCGGCACCTTGCCGGGCAAGGTTACCGGCGCATCGGCTTTCTCGGCGGCGCCAGCGTGCTGGACCGCCGCGGCCTGGACCGGCTCAAGGGGTATCAGTCGGAGATCAAGGCACTGGGACTGGGCGAGCCGCGCGTCGTGCGGCTCGGCGAATCGCCGATCACCATGAGCCACGGCGGCCCCGCCATGGCAGCACTGCTGGAGATGTGGCCGGACACCGACGCGGTGATGTGCGTGAGCGACATGTCGGCGTTCGGCGCGATCATGGAATGCCACCGGCGCGGACTGTCCGTGCCGGCAGACATGGCCGTGGCCGGCTTCGGGAACTTCGAAGTGGCGACATGCTGCCACCCGACCATCACCACGGTGTCGGTCGACGCCTACGGCATCGGCCTGCGCACGGGCGAGGCCTTGCTGGCAGCGCTGCAAGCGCGTGACGACGGCGAACGGATAGAATCGCAAAGCGTCCGCATCGACTACACGATCGTCGCGCGGGAAAGCGCCTGA
- a CDS encoding response regulator: MSSRSSSPAPPRSTPELADAHILVVDDRPNDLRLLTEILRAARCRISVAFDGLQAYHRAQAISPDLILMDVRMPRMDGFAACRLLASTPSTQSIPVIILTAAGDLEDRIAGLETGAIDYIVKPFEPAEVIARIRNHLKRARRSQPFAHLPELPDKPDAALVRAATEVLLRDLRHPPALEDLAKQVGTHEKRLSRVFRDHLGQTVFEYLRDTRLRAAMHFLAETSMGIGDIAEEIGFSTPGNFATAFRERFGITPSDWRRQRHAVKAPPAPGEHRHDA; encoded by the coding sequence ATGTCATCCCGCTCGTCCAGTCCGGCGCCGCCTCGCTCCACGCCGGAACTCGCTGACGCACATATTCTTGTCGTCGACGATCGCCCGAACGACCTGCGGCTCCTGACCGAAATCCTGCGTGCCGCGCGGTGCCGGATCAGCGTCGCGTTCGACGGTTTGCAGGCCTATCACCGAGCGCAAGCCATCTCTCCCGACCTGATCCTGATGGACGTGCGCATGCCGCGCATGGACGGGTTCGCCGCGTGCCGGCTGCTGGCGTCGACGCCGTCGACGCAGTCCATTCCGGTGATCATCCTGACGGCCGCGGGCGATCTCGAGGACCGCATCGCGGGGCTCGAAACCGGCGCGATCGACTACATCGTCAAGCCGTTCGAACCGGCGGAAGTGATTGCACGGATCCGCAATCACCTGAAGCGCGCGCGGCGCAGCCAGCCGTTTGCGCACCTGCCCGAACTGCCCGACAAACCCGATGCGGCGCTCGTGCGCGCAGCGACCGAGGTGCTGCTGCGCGACCTGCGCCATCCGCCGGCGCTCGAGGATCTCGCCAAACAGGTCGGCACGCACGAAAAGCGCCTGTCCCGTGTGTTCCGCGACCATCTCGGCCAGACCGTGTTCGAGTATCTGCGCGACACGCGCCTGCGCGCCGCAATGCACTTTCTCGCGGAAACGTCGATGGGGATCGGCGACATCGCCGAGGAAATCGGCTTTTCCACGCCCGGCAATTTCGCGACGGCGTTCCGCGAACGCTTCGGCATCACGCCGTCCGACTGGCGGCGCCAGCGTCATGCGGTCAAGGCGCCGCCCGCGCCCGGGGAGCACCGTCACGATGCGTAG
- a CDS encoding sensor histidine kinase translates to MRRRYAAWAAGCRALLLLLMAMAVACATARAASAPNPAQLEAVSVVEDASTTMTVDQVAARLADPVHSGSAATTPSFNVAFSRSAWWVHATLTNRDNTAGPLVLAIRDARVDHADFYLHQDGRWILASRFPAADADGDANRQPSRYPALDVTLRAGESIPVLIRVTSRKEMRLAPAAFTREAWNAQESRAAMWDFGFFGGLLALVWCALLIGFFSRSGMFHVLAATALGTTLFEATYRGYTALALWPAAREWSARGEVIFAYLAVSLFIVFILLVAHREKARLPVRAVYMTILGLECAGMIGAAFGDLLTFTWFCLRLNTVLGIVNIGIALTLAIRRTPTGRVMLIAVTLACFNILLRTLDGMDALPPFLSWLKSDIHPNPVTAIIGLATHLLVLAAWIHHVGRQRTEARTRLEHFQLTEQDRLRDEVARRTVALNDALQQVTTHMQQKIETLGYVSHDLRAPLSTINGYAKLLLQSATRSQARLIRSIDRSIRYQLALIDELLAFTKAELQPLGVSPDTTDLPALLDDIAHYAVALCAQQDNRFVYRPATPLPHTVSIDGMRLQQVLLNLLSNASKFTRDGTVTLLVHASREGDAWRLLFEVADTGIGIDISGTRDIFRAYQQVQAVNGGTGLGLFIAQRIVGAMGGELAVASRPGVGTSFSFPIVAPAVGHALVPASELVRRFQPADDTEPEIAAPVPHGPSDDALDELILLAGEGRLTDIEEWLGQYADEPDHAAFVLDVREHLDALDLHAIEKLAGTLKRARHADASFDAETDAAGQA, encoded by the coding sequence ATGCGTAGGCGATACGCGGCATGGGCAGCCGGATGTCGCGCGTTGCTGCTGCTTCTGATGGCGATGGCCGTCGCCTGCGCGACGGCCCGGGCCGCGTCGGCGCCCAACCCCGCGCAACTGGAAGCCGTGTCGGTTGTCGAGGACGCCAGCACGACGATGACCGTCGATCAGGTCGCCGCACGGCTCGCCGATCCGGTACACAGTGGATCCGCAGCTACCACGCCATCGTTCAACGTCGCGTTTTCCCGGTCGGCATGGTGGGTCCACGCAACGCTGACCAACCGCGACAACACGGCGGGCCCGCTGGTGCTGGCGATTCGCGACGCGCGCGTCGACCATGCCGACTTCTATCTCCACCAGGACGGCCGGTGGATACTCGCCAGCCGCTTCCCCGCTGCCGATGCCGACGGCGATGCAAACCGGCAGCCATCGCGGTACCCGGCACTCGACGTCACGCTGCGCGCCGGCGAAAGCATCCCCGTGCTGATCCGCGTCACGTCCCGCAAGGAAATGCGGCTCGCGCCGGCCGCGTTCACCCGCGAAGCATGGAACGCGCAGGAGTCGCGCGCCGCGATGTGGGACTTCGGCTTCTTCGGCGGGCTGCTCGCACTCGTCTGGTGCGCGCTGCTGATCGGGTTCTTTTCGCGCAGCGGCATGTTCCACGTACTGGCCGCGACGGCGCTCGGCACGACGCTGTTCGAAGCGACGTACCGCGGCTACACGGCGTTGGCTCTGTGGCCCGCCGCGCGCGAGTGGTCGGCGCGCGGCGAGGTGATCTTCGCGTACCTGGCGGTCTCGCTCTTCATCGTGTTCATTCTGTTGGTCGCGCATCGCGAGAAGGCGCGGCTTCCGGTGCGCGCCGTCTACATGACGATCCTCGGCCTCGAATGCGCGGGAATGATCGGCGCCGCCTTCGGCGACCTGCTGACCTTCACGTGGTTCTGCCTGCGCTTGAACACCGTGCTGGGGATCGTGAACATCGGCATCGCGCTGACGCTCGCGATCCGCCGGACGCCGACCGGCCGCGTGATGCTGATCGCGGTGACGCTCGCCTGCTTCAACATCCTGCTGCGCACGCTCGACGGCATGGACGCGCTGCCGCCGTTCCTGTCCTGGCTCAAGTCCGATATCCATCCGAACCCCGTCACCGCGATCATCGGGCTCGCCACGCACCTGCTGGTGCTGGCCGCATGGATCCACCACGTGGGCCGTCAGCGCACCGAGGCCAGAACGCGGCTCGAGCATTTCCAGCTCACCGAACAGGATCGCCTGCGCGACGAAGTCGCGAGACGCACGGTCGCGCTCAACGACGCGCTGCAGCAGGTGACGACGCACATGCAGCAGAAGATCGAGACGCTCGGCTATGTCAGCCACGACCTGCGCGCGCCGCTGTCCACGATCAACGGCTACGCGAAGCTGCTGCTGCAAAGCGCGACGCGCAGCCAGGCGCGGCTGATCCGGTCGATCGACCGCAGCATCCGCTACCAGCTCGCGCTGATCGACGAACTGCTGGCGTTCACGAAGGCCGAGTTGCAGCCGCTCGGCGTGTCGCCGGACACGACCGACCTGCCCGCACTGCTCGACGACATCGCGCACTACGCGGTCGCGCTGTGCGCGCAGCAGGACAACCGGTTCGTCTACCGGCCGGCCACGCCGTTGCCGCACACGGTGTCGATCGACGGGATGCGGCTGCAGCAGGTGCTGCTGAACCTGTTGTCCAACGCGTCGAAGTTCACGCGCGACGGCACGGTCACGCTGCTGGTTCACGCGTCGCGCGAAGGCGATGCGTGGCGCCTCTTGTTCGAGGTCGCCGATACGGGGATCGGGATCGACATCAGCGGAACCCGCGACATCTTCCGCGCGTACCAGCAGGTGCAGGCCGTGAACGGCGGAACCGGGCTCGGCCTGTTCATCGCGCAACGCATCGTCGGCGCGATGGGCGGCGAGCTGGCCGTCGCCAGCCGGCCGGGCGTCGGCACGTCGTTCTCGTTCCCGATCGTCGCGCCGGCAGTCGGGCACGCGCTCGTGCCGGCGTCGGAACTCGTCAGGCGGTTCCAGCCGGCGGACGATACCGAACCGGAGATCGCTGCGCCCGTGCCGCACGGCCCGTCCGACGATGCGCTCGACGAACTGATCCTGCTCGCCGGCGAGGGCCGGCTCACCGATATCGAGGAATGGCTCGGCCAGTATGCGGACGAGCCGGACCATGCGGCCTTCGTGCTGGACGTGCGCGAGCATCTCGACGCACTGGACCTGCACGCGATCGAGAAACTGGCCGGCACGCTGAAACGCGCGCGCCACGCGGATGCGTCGTTCGACGCCGAGACGGACGCGGCCGGGCAAGCCTGA
- a CDS encoding MFS transporter, with product MPTITQTAAAPAAADSSEDALYRKVMRRILPLLLLCYVVAYLDRVNVGFAKLQMLDDLSLSDSVYAFGASVFFWGYFLFEMPSNLLLHRYGARFWIARIMITWGIVSSSMAFIVPLAQFFHVQTPTMFYTLRFLLGLCEAGFFPGVILYMNYWFPARRQSVAMSGFLVAIPLSLTLGSVVSGWLMEQTHGLSGMSGWQWMLLLEGLPSIVVAFIVLACLGDGPQSAKWLSDQEKAVLSRNLESEAAHKSHSVGAALRSPRVWLLTFILLTFNTGFYGLAFWLPSIIRASGVRSPLHIGLLTAIPYLTAIFAMVWNASHSRKTGERRLHAAIPALIGGVGLIMSAACAQNVALSIVFLTIATCGILALMPIYWTFPGQILSGTAAAAGIALINSVGNLSGFTGSMITGIAKEMTGNINNGTYALGACLLVSCVLIALIPRSILVPAAEQ from the coding sequence ATGCCAACCATCACGCAGACCGCTGCCGCGCCGGCCGCGGCCGACTCGTCCGAAGACGCCCTCTACCGCAAGGTCATGCGGCGCATCCTGCCATTGCTGCTGCTCTGCTACGTCGTGGCCTACCTGGACCGCGTCAACGTGGGCTTCGCCAAGCTGCAGATGCTCGATGACCTGAGCCTGAGCGACAGCGTCTATGCGTTCGGCGCCAGCGTGTTCTTCTGGGGCTATTTCCTGTTCGAGATGCCCAGCAACCTGCTGCTGCACCGCTACGGCGCACGCTTCTGGATCGCGCGGATCATGATCACATGGGGCATCGTGTCGTCGTCGATGGCCTTCATCGTGCCGCTCGCGCAGTTCTTCCACGTGCAGACGCCCACCATGTTCTACACGCTGCGCTTCCTGTTGGGTCTGTGTGAAGCCGGTTTTTTCCCGGGCGTCATCCTGTACATGAACTACTGGTTTCCGGCGCGCCGCCAGAGCGTGGCGATGTCGGGCTTCCTGGTGGCGATCCCGCTGAGCCTGACGCTGGGCAGCGTGGTTTCCGGCTGGCTGATGGAGCAGACGCACGGCCTGTCGGGCATGAGCGGTTGGCAATGGATGCTGCTGCTCGAAGGTTTGCCGTCGATCGTGGTGGCGTTCATCGTGCTGGCTTGCCTCGGCGACGGCCCGCAGTCGGCGAAGTGGCTGTCCGACCAGGAAAAGGCGGTGCTGTCGCGCAACCTCGAATCCGAGGCCGCGCACAAGTCGCACAGCGTCGGTGCCGCGTTGCGCAGCCCGCGCGTCTGGCTGCTTACCTTCATCCTTCTCACATTCAATACCGGCTTCTACGGGCTGGCCTTCTGGCTGCCGTCGATCATTCGCGCGTCCGGCGTGCGGAGCCCGCTGCATATCGGCCTGCTTACTGCCATTCCGTACCTGACGGCAATCTTCGCGATGGTGTGGAACGCATCGCACTCGCGCAAGACGGGCGAACGCCGCCTGCATGCAGCGATTCCCGCCCTGATCGGCGGCGTCGGCCTGATCATGAGCGCGGCATGCGCGCAGAACGTGGCGCTGTCGATCGTGTTCCTGACCATCGCCACCTGCGGCATCCTGGCGCTGATGCCGATCTACTGGACCTTCCCGGGCCAGATTCTGTCCGGCACGGCCGCGGCCGCCGGCATTGCGCTGATCAACTCGGTGGGCAACCTGTCCGGCTTCACGGGCTCGATGATCACCGGCATCGCCAAGGAAATGACCGGCAACATCAACAACGGTACTTATGCACTGGGCGCCTGCCTGCTGGTCAGCTGCGTGCTGATTGCGTTGATTCCGCGCAGCATCCTGGTGCCCGCGGCCGAGCAGTAG